Proteins from one Suncus etruscus isolate mSunEtr1 chromosome 3, mSunEtr1.pri.cur, whole genome shotgun sequence genomic window:
- the GON7 gene encoding EKC/KEOPS complex subunit GON7, which translates to MELVGSYVDPDGQQQVLRVPCEAPDDDDAESFKSLLSGLAQMRELVRELLQDPLDPMAAVPDADSAQASDEGEL; encoded by the coding sequence ATGGAGCTGGTGGGCAGCTATGTCGACCCGGACGGGCAACAGCAGGTGCTGCGGGTGCCCTGTGAGGCTCCGGACGACGACGACGCCGAGTCTTTCAAGAGCTTGTTGTCGGGCCTGGCCCAGATGCGGGAGCTCGTGAGAGAGCTCCTCCAGGATCCTCTGGACCCCATGGCGGCGGTTCCGGACGCCGATTCGGCCCAGGCCTCGGACGAGGGTGAGCTCTGA
- the UBR7 gene encoding putative E3 ubiquitin-protein ligase UBR7, translated as MAGAEGSAGRQAELEPVVSLVDVLEEDEELENEACAVLGGSDSEKCSYSQGSVKRQALYACSTCTPEGEEPAGICLACSYECHGSHKLFELYTKRNFRCDCGNSKFKNLECKLFPEKAKINSGNKYNDNFFGLYCICKRPYPDPEDEVPDEMIQCVVCEDWFHGRHLGATPPESGDFQEMVCPGCMKRCSFLWTYAAHLAVTKVAAEDEGLVIVDQEVAKPENGTHEENSPKEETPDHEKDAVKDVKAERTTEPSASSSSEADLQTMLKNHLNSESQPGCRFEALKVKTLIKRDAATYWPPSWRSKLCTCKDCLKMYNDLEVPFLTDECDTVLAYENKGKVDQASEQRDPLMDTLNSMNRVQQVELICEYNDLKSELKDYLKRFADEGTVVKREDIQQFFEEFQSKKRRRVDGMQYYCS; from the exons ATGGCCGGCGCCGAGGGCTCCGCGGGGCGGCAGGCCGAGCTGGAGCCCGTGGTCTCGCTGGTGGATGTTCTCGAGGAGGACGAGGAGCTGGAGAACGAGGCTTGCGCCGTGCTGGGCGGGAGCGACTCGGAGAAGTGCTCCTACTCGCAG GGATCAGTAAAAAGGCAAGCACTGTATGCCTGCAGTACCTGTACCCCAGAAGGAGAAGAGCCGGCAGGCATTTGCCTGGCTTGCAGTTACGAATGCCACGGAAGCCACAAGCTATTTGAATTGTACACAAAGAG AAATTTTCGTTGTGATTGTGGAAACagcaaatttaaaaatttggaaTGCAAACTATTTCCT GAGAAGGCCAAGATCAATTCTGGCAATAAATACAATGACAACTTCTTTGGACTATACTGTATCTGTAAGAGACCTTATCCTGACCCTGAAGACGAG GTTCCAGATGAGATGATCCAGTGTGTGGTCTGTGAAGACTGGTTCCATGGAAGG CATCTTGGTGCCACCCCTCCTGAGAGTGGGGATTTCCAGGAGATGGTATGTCCTGGCTGCATGAAGCGCTGCTCCTTCCTATGGACTTATGCCGCACATTTGGCAG TCACCAAAGTAGCTGCTGAGGATGAAGGGTTGGTCATAGTTGATCAGGAAGTGGCCAAACCTGAAAATGGGACTCACGAAGAGAATAGCCCCAAAGAGGAAACCCCAGATCATGAGAAGGACGCTGTGAAGGATGTTAAAGCAGAGCGGACTACTGAACCAAGTGCCAGCTCTAGTTCTGAAGCTGACCTCCAG accATGTTGAAGAATCACCTGAACTCCGAGTCCCAGCCTGGCTGCCGGTTTGAGGCACTTAAAGTGAAGACGCTAATCAAGAGAGATGCTGCCACCTACTGGCCCCCGAGCTGGCGCAGCAAGTTATGCACCTGCAAAGACTGTCTG aaaatgtacAACGACCTGGAAGTGCCGTTCCTGACAGATGAATGTGACACAGTTCTGGCCTATGAAAACAAGGGCAAGGTTGACCAGGCCTCGGAGCAGAGAGATCCACTCATGGACACACTCAACAGTATGAACAGAGTCCAGCAAGTGGAGCTCATTTGTG AATATAATGACTTGAAGAGCGAACTTAAAGACTATCTCAAGAGATTTGCTGATGAGGGCACG GTTGTTAAGAGAGAGGACATTCAGCAGTTCTTTGAAGAATTCCAGTCTAAGAAGAGACGGCGGGTAGATGGGATGCAGTATTACTGCAGCTAA